The nucleotide sequence CGATGCCTTCATCGCCATGCCCGGCGGCTATGGCACCCTGGAAGAGCTGTTCGAGATGCTCACGTGGGCCCAGCTGGGCTTGCATGCCAAGCCCATCGGCCTGCTCAATGTTGACCGTTTCTATGATGGCCTGATTGCTTTCGTGGAAAACGGCAGGGAACAGGGCTTCATCCGCCCGCAGCACGCGGCTTTCCTCAACGCCGATGCCGATCCTGCCGCGCTGGTGCAGCGCCTGAAGGACTGCGCGCCCTAGCGTCGTCGATGCCTTGCGATACAGCCATGCCTTGGAAAGTGCATGGCTTTTTTGTTTCCGCACGGGAAAATTGATCGCGCTCAACATTCCAATTAATAAAAATATATCTAAAATATTTCCTTCGAGGCATGTTTTTTTGAAAATGAAGATGCTTTTTATGCATGGATGTGGTCTACTGGCATGGTTCAAAAGTTAGGAATATCGGACACCGACGAGTGTTGTACGGACTCCCAAAAAAAGGTGCCGATCCGTTTCCAGTTGCCGCAACCATGCTACTTCATCATCTCGAAAGGATGCTATTTTGAAACCAATGACCCTCTTGCGCGCGACTGCTGTCGCTGCCCTTCTCGCCGCTGGCGGCGCCCACGCGCAAACCACTACCATCGGCTTCGATGCGCTGGAACAGGCCGGCATCCTCGGTTCCCTTTTCCCCTCCTACTCGGAAGGCGGCTACGATTTCAACAGCAGCTTCCTGGGTCTGTTGAGTTCTGCGCATCAGAGCAGCTTGGCCTACGCGGGCTCGGCCGGCCTGAGCGCCACGCTGCTGTCGACGACAACCTTGAGCCGTACCGACGGTGCTGCATTCTCGCTCAGCTCGATCAGCCTGGCTGACTTCGTGAGCCTGCCCGGTTCCTACGACGTGACCTTTGTCGGCCATCAGGTGGGCGGCGGCACGGTGACCCAGACCTTCAGTCTCGATGGCAGCCATACTTTCAGCGATTACACGTTCACGGGCTTCGACAATCTGGTGTCGGCATCGTGGAAGGAAGGCGCCTTGCACACCTTCCAGGTCGATAATATCGCCGCCAGTGTGAGCGCCGTGCCCGAACCGGCCACGTATGGCATGCTGCTGGGCGGCCTGGGCCTGCTGGCCTTCCTGCGCCGCCGCAAGAACGCCGCCTGAGCCTGAATTAGCGCCGACCCTGCCGGCGCACACGAAAAAAAGCCGCCTTTTACCAGGCGGCTTTTTCACGCCGGTCGACACCGGCCGTCACGACCACAGGCGCTGGCCCGACAGGTCGAGCTGGGTCAGGTACAGGCGCACGTCGAATTCGTACTGGTGGTACTGCGGTTCCATGTACGCACACAGCTTGTAGAAGGCCTTGTCATGTTGCTTTTCTTTTACATGCGCCAGTTCGTGCACGGCGATCATGCGCAGGAATTCCAGCGGCACTTCCTTGAACATGGTGGCCACGCGGATTTCATGCTTGGCCTTGAGCTTGCCGCCCTGCACGCGCGAGATCGAGGTATGCAAGCCCAGCGCATGCTGGATCACGTGGATCTTGCTGTCGAACGCCACCTTGTTAATGGGCTCGGCGTTGCGCAGGAATTCATTCTTCAAGTCTTGCACGTACTGGTACAACGCCTTGTCGTTGCGCACATCGTGCGCATTCGGGTAGCGTTTTAACAGGACTTCGCCCAGCTTGTCTTGCGCGATCAGTTGCTGCACTTGCGCTTGCGTTTGTTCGGAATAGGCGCTCAGGTATTTCAGGGATGGCTGCATGCGGGGAAGGGCGGGGTGGCGGGGAAGGCGAGAATGTACCATACCGCCGCCCCCCGCGCTGCGCCGGCCCCGGCATGGGGCCGCCAGCGCCGCCCCGTGCCGTCCTCAAGCCGTGCGTGGCAGGTCAGCCAGTCAGCACTAGCCCTGGCCCTTGTCGTCCTCGTCTTTGCTGCCTTGCCGGCTCGCCTTGGCTTGCTGCTCGGCGCTGCCGCTGCCTGCCGTGCTGCTGCTGCGGCTTTCATTGGCGCGCTGGGCCGATTGTCGGCTTTCGCCACCCTTGCGGCCGATTTCCGCCATGTGTACACGGTTGCGGCTGACGGCTTCACCGCCTTTCTGCCCGGCCCGGCGCGCCTCTTCCGAGTCGAATTCATGCGCCGTGCCCTTTTGATGGGCTGCCTGACCGCCCTTGCTGGCAATTTCGCGTTGCTGCTGCTCGTTCATGGCGGCGAAGCCGCGCTTGATCGTTCCTTTGGCGTTGCCCGATTCCTTGGTTTTCTGGCTGCTGCCAGCGCCGTTGCCCTGCTCATTACTGTTAGCCATGTCGCTCTCCTTGCTGTCGGGTGGGGTCTGGTGTTCAATTCAAGTGTTCAATGCACCTGATCGGATTGCCTGCTGGTATCGCCGCTGTGGCCCGCGCCATCGCGGTGCTCCATGTCGCGCTGGCGCTGCGTGGCCTTTTCCGTTTCTGCCGCTGTCTTGCGCGCCACTTCGTCAGCAAAGGCCACGGCTGTGCGGCTCGCTTCGGGCAGGTGATACTGTGCCGTTTGGTTCATCTCGACATTGGCACTGGCGACGAGATTGCCGAGTCGCTGCTGGTATTGGCGCAGCTTGTTGCTGCCCGGCTGGAATTGGGCAGCGGCCAGCGACATGAACTCGCCCGTGTCGCGCGCGCACAGCAGTTGCTGGCTGGCGCTGATCCACTCCTGCAGCAGGTCTTGCGCCAGCCGCAGATGGAGCTCGCTCAGTTGCTGCGCCGTATCGAACAGCTTGCGCGATAGGTCTGTGGCGAAGTTGCACTGGGCCTCCAGATGGGACTTCAGGGCGGGGATGGGACTTGGGGGGAGACTGTTTGTGGACATGTTCTACCTCAATGAAAAGCTGATCCAGGAAACACCCGGCGCACCGGATGCGACGTATGCGGAGACAAGCAAAGAGATAGACGCCGAATGGCGTGCCAGGTTCCACGCCGGATGCCCGTTTAGCCCGAAAATGGCAGCTGGCAGGTGGAAAATCGCGATGACTTTGTGCCAGATCAAATGAACGACAATCGGCTTGCCAGCGCTGGCAGTCATGCTGCTTGTGTGGAAAATGCTGGCTTACAGGCCCTGCCGTGCGACAATAGCCCGCTCGCGGCAGCGCAGCCGATGGCCGGCGCGCGTGGCTGAGCCGAGCATAGACCACCTTTTTTGCCTTATTCCGCGACCATGACGCATCCCGAATACATCCTGACCCTGTCCTGCCTGGACCAGCGCGGCATCGTGCACCGCGTATCCGGCTTCCTGGCCGAACACGGCTGCAACATCATCGATTCCGCCCAGTTCGGCGACCAGGAGTCCCAGCTGTTCTTCATGCGCGTGCATTTCGCGCTCGAAGACGGCGCCGTCAGCGACGCCCAGTTGCGCAGCGACTTCGCCGACCTGTCGCAAGCCATGCAGCTCAATGGCCAATTACACGATGCGCGCGTCAAGCCGCGCGTCATGCTGATGGTGTCGAAGATCGGTCACTGCCTGAACGATTTGCTGTTCCGCTACAAGAGCGGCTTGCTGAACGTGGAAATCCCCGCCATCGTGTCGAACCACATGGAGTTCTACCAGCTGGCGGCCAGCTACAATATTCCCTTCCACCACCTGCCGCTGGCGGCCGGCGCGCCGGAAGCGGCCAAGCTGGCGCAGGAAGCGAAGATCATCGACTTGATGGACACGCACAAGATCGACCTGGTGGTGCTGGCGCGCTACATGCAGATCCTGTCGCCCGGCCTGTGCCAGGCGCTCGACGGCCGCGCCATCAATATTCACCATTCTTTCCTGCCCAGCTTCAAGGGCGCCAAGCCGTATGCGCAGGCGCACTTGCGCGGCGTCAAGCTGATTGGCGCGACGGCCCATTTCGTCACGGGCGACCTGGATGAAGGCCCGATCATCGAGCAGGATGTCGAGCGCGTCGACCATGCGATGGATGCCGAAACGCTGACGGCCATCGGCCGCGACGTCGAGTGCGTGGTGCTGGCGCGTGCCGTGAAATGGTTCGTCGAACACCGCATCCTGAAAAATGGCGACAAGACGGTAGTGTTCCGCTGATGCCGTCGCCCGTACAATATTGACATCCACTTTACCGAGACAGAAACACGATGGCCCTTAAAGCAACAATTTTCAAAGCCGATCTGCAGATCGCCGACATGGACCGTAACTATTACCAGGATCACGCGCTGACCCTGGCACGCCACCCGTCAGAAACGGACGAGCGCATGATGGTGCGCCTGCTGGCGTTCGCCATCCACGCCGACGAGGCGCTGACTTTCACCAAGGGCTTGTTCGATACGGAAGAACCCGACCTGTGGCAGAAAGACCTGACGGGCGCCATCCAGCTGTGGATTGAAGTGGGCCAGCCCGACGAAAAGCGTATCCTGAAGGCGTGCGGGCGTTCGGAACAAGTGATCGTCTACAGCTATGGCGCAACCAGCCATATCTGGTGGAAGCAAATCGCGAACAAACTGGAACGGGCGAAGAACTTGACCGTAATCAACCTGCCATCCGAGGCGGCGCAAGACAT is from Janthinobacterium sp. 61 and encodes:
- a CDS encoding YgjP-like metallopeptidase domain-containing protein, whose protein sequence is MQPSLKYLSAYSEQTQAQVQQLIAQDKLGEVLLKRYPNAHDVRNDKALYQYVQDLKNEFLRNAEPINKVAFDSKIHVIQHALGLHTSISRVQGGKLKAKHEIRVATMFKEVPLEFLRMIAVHELAHVKEKQHDKAFYKLCAYMEPQYHQYEFDVRLYLTQLDLSGQRLWS
- the purU gene encoding formyltetrahydrofolate deformylase → MTHPEYILTLSCLDQRGIVHRVSGFLAEHGCNIIDSAQFGDQESQLFFMRVHFALEDGAVSDAQLRSDFADLSQAMQLNGQLHDARVKPRVMLMVSKIGHCLNDLLFRYKSGLLNVEIPAIVSNHMEFYQLAASYNIPFHHLPLAAGAPEAAKLAQEAKIIDLMDTHKIDLVVLARYMQILSPGLCQALDGRAINIHHSFLPSFKGAKPYAQAHLRGVKLIGATAHFVTGDLDEGPIIEQDVERVDHAMDAETLTAIGRDVECVVLARAVKWFVEHRILKNGDKTVVFR
- a CDS encoding PEP-CTERM sorting domain-containing protein — encoded protein: MTLLRATAVAALLAAGGAHAQTTTIGFDALEQAGILGSLFPSYSEGGYDFNSSFLGLLSSAHQSSLAYAGSAGLSATLLSTTTLSRTDGAAFSLSSISLADFVSLPGSYDVTFVGHQVGGGTVTQTFSLDGSHTFSDYTFTGFDNLVSASWKEGALHTFQVDNIAASVSAVPEPATYGMLLGGLGLLAFLRRRKNAA
- a CDS encoding YaeQ family protein; translated protein: MALKATIFKADLQIADMDRNYYQDHALTLARHPSETDERMMVRLLAFAIHADEALTFTKGLFDTEEPDLWQKDLTGAIQLWIEVGQPDEKRILKACGRSEQVIVYSYGATSHIWWKQIANKLERAKNLTVINLPSEAAQDMSKLAQRNMQLQCTIQDGQIWLTDSVNTVLIDREPVKPAR
- a CDS encoding phasin family protein; translation: MSTNSLPPSPIPALKSHLEAQCNFATDLSRKLFDTAQQLSELHLRLAQDLLQEWISASQQLLCARDTGEFMSLAAAQFQPGSNKLRQYQQRLGNLVASANVEMNQTAQYHLPEASRTAVAFADEVARKTAAETEKATQRQRDMEHRDGAGHSGDTSRQSDQVH
- a CDS encoding KGG domain-containing protein, coding for MANSNEQGNGAGSSQKTKESGNAKGTIKRGFAAMNEQQQREIASKGGQAAHQKGTAHEFDSEEARRAGQKGGEAVSRNRVHMAEIGRKGGESRQSAQRANESRSSSTAGSGSAEQQAKASRQGSKDEDDKGQG